A segment of the Stigmatopora nigra isolate UIUO_SnigA chromosome 15, RoL_Snig_1.1, whole genome shotgun sequence genome:
CCATCAGCGGAGTCGATACATCTTCGACCTGTTCTTCAAAAGAAAAGCCATCAGCAGAGGTAAGGAGGACAATGTCgaagaaataaatgttttaccTACTTCCTGAGCTTAATTCGAGACGTTTTCTTGTCAATTGTAACTCCGTGTGCGTTCCAGAGACAACAGGGGTATGCAAGTATTTTCTAGGGGGCCACAGGAGAAACAGAAAAACACGTCAAAAAGTCCCGTGCATTCACTGTGATGCTACCAGCTCCTGCGTAATCTTGAAAATCCGTTATCCCTCAAACAAATACGAGTAATTAGCCTGTGTCTCTGACACCGCAGCTCTCGTCCAATGCCAATGAGAAAAAGTCATAACTTGGTACTTTATGTTGCAGCTGAAGCTCCAGGTTCCACTCAATGTCCTCATTCCTTCTTGTCACGGTTCGCCTGGAAAGCGGGTCGTATTAGTACTGCAGAGTCCACCAAGCACTCTTTGACAATTTTTCCTACAGAGAACTGTTTTAGAGATTTTCTGAGCAATCACAAAGATTGTctcgtggccggtctacttgccgaaagacgtttagccaatggccaactcgccgagggggcatcgggccgaacgactaattagccgaccgactagccagccgaaggatGTCTTTGCCGCTTTTGTAGATGACTAGCAAAGCATCCGATTTTTGAGCCCTTTCATCGTCgctaaatatttttgtatttctccCCATTTTAACTAACTCTGGTAATGATGATTCAAATTGTAATGCTTAAACACAGCCATCTGCTCTCCGCATTTAGTATCTGGCTTTCTTTTTTTAGCATCACCCAGCATTTTGGACGGCATAAGTTTCCATATTGCGACGGTATACACACGAAGATAATGAATTCAAAATATAAGCAATGCCACCTTAGTCCATGCTTGAGGTACAATTcaaaatttcatttattttgtcatttccaaTCAACCTCACACGGGCCGGTCTCAACCAATACAAGGGCTCTTAGCGGCCCCAGGGCCGTACAATCCCCAGGTATGTTGTAACGTAATAGATGCTAAACTGACGTTTGTTTTCCCCTGTGTGTGTCTTGTACAGAGCTGTACGAATATTGCATAAAAGAAGGTTATGCTGACAAGAACCTGATTGCCAAGTGGAAGAAGCAGGGGTATGAGAACCTATGCTGCCTTCGTTGCATCCAAACACGAGACACCAACTTTGGGACAAACTGTATTTGCAGAGTTCCTAAAAGCAAGCTGGAAGTTGTAAGTCGCATGGTTTTACACAATTTTTTCTCTTCACTCATTTTTGAATAGAAATACTGACCTGCTTTAAATGTTCAAACTCCAGTGTAAAGTTAATaaaatatagtggtacctcgagataggaGTTTAATTTGTTCCCGGACTGAGCTCgcatgtcgattttctcgtaacttaAATGAACATCTCCCATAaaaagaactaaaaacaaatgaattccttccaaccctctgaaaaaaacccaaactggattttggattggaaaaacttttttttgttctaattcacattctatgaacaaagtaacaaataactagtggtttaatagtactgaaatgtgtttaatagtactaaaattagacggattgcGCAGaggggagggagagacagacaggggagggagactttttgcatggcaacacgctcttaacataacataaacaaatttaaatgaacttggattatgatgcagacactcaaaactaagtttaatcttattttacactaaacgtaattctaattttgttttaaattttgatacctttcttctgtcgggttggctctattggcccacctccaccttgactttcagatgccacctatcgagggttgtttgctttttttcttcccctcaaaatattccaaaaatgatgcacacaaatgtcctcgcaataggataacgcacaacaaCTTCCTAATGAGAAGTAGCATATccaccattcgcactgactaatggggaaaaaaacactggaaaaaaatgcaacaatccgcctagtgctcgtagagacGTTACACAAGGGAGTACCcgtgatgttcttatgagcagcctctcgtgtccgctgtatgctcatatatcaaaatttgtcttgtatctcaagataaatatttgcctgaaatgtTAATGGTATATCatattgctcgtatgtcggggcactcgtaggtcgaggtacgactgtatcaCCGTCTGTGTAAGGTGATAAtaacaaaagaataaaatgtcTATAGAAAATTTGATATTGTTTTAGCAGATATTATGTAGCACTAATGTATAGCAAACACTTCCTCGCCTTACCTTCATGAGTTCTCTTTTATTTGTAGGGAAGGATCATTGAATGCACCCACTGTGGCTGCAGAGGATGTTCAGGTTAAGTGTAGAACATCAAGACTTGACCTCCACCTTTGCTGTCACACCTGCTTCAAAAAACCGTTCCTTATTCTGGACAACATCATTCCCAATGGTCGGAAAATGGCTGAGAAGTTCACTGAGAGGGGCCTTCTTGTATTTGCTACAGCTGTTTTTATGACTAAACTGTCTAAAACCGGTATCTTCAATACCTCTAGGTGAAGTTGTCTTTAGGTCTTGTTTCAGtagtgatttgtttttgttttttcatttaaagagaACTTGGtgtgaatttatttttgtttttaaaacctGTTCATTGGGATAATTTGAATAAAACACTTCTGAGTGACTGGCCTCCTGTCAAGAACTCATCTTTTAACTTTCAATACTTGGAATTATACTCAAAGGTAGCCATTGAGTCAAAATTGGTCATCATTTATTTAGGAACCTGAAGTTAACATTTGCATAGCAACTTAAATTTAATATCTATCAGTTTAAGGTATTTAAATGCTAATGACAGTGCTAATAACTAGCAATAAGTAGGGCCATGTACTTTTAAGGAATTGGTTGAAAAACATGATGTATATAACCTTTTATAGAGAGGGTACATtgtcaaaagaaatatttagtacTACAAATCATCGCAGCATAGCTGAATTGGAAGTTAACACTGCCtcacacaggtatcaaagtggttttcttttttttaattctcaatATATTGCTGGCTTTGGATTAGTACTAAAGTAATGAATGTGTGAAATGCACAACCTAATCAGtaggttttatatatatatatatatatatatatatatatatatatatatatatatatatatatatatatatatatatatatatatatatatatatatatatatatatatatatatagagagagagagagagagagagagagagagagagagagagagagagagagagagagagagagagagagagagagacagagagagacagagagagacagagagagagagagagagagagagagagagagagatagagatagatagatagatagatagatagatagatagatagatagatagatagatagatagatagatagatagatagatagatagatagatagatagatagatagatagatagatagatagatagatatatagatatatatacatatacatatacatacacacgcacacacacacagtacagACAAGCCATAGAAACATATCTTGAAGCTCTTTTTAATtgtcaatttagtgttcaatatCACAGTGGGTAGTCTGGCAGCCGTGTAGGtagttctggggtcatgggttcaatcTAATGTCGGTcaccctgtgtggagtttgtatgttctccctgggcttgcgtgggttttttgaggtgctccggtttccttccacattccaaaaacatgcagggtaggctggttgaacactaaattgcccatagctatgagcgtgaatggttgtccatctccttgtgccctgcgattggctggccaccaattgaggatgtcccctgcctggtgcccgtagtcagctgggacaggatccagcaccccctcaacccttgtgaggataagcaggacAGAAATTTATAAATATAACAGTGGAATCAAAACtccaaaagaaacaaatataaGTGCAAAAGTTTTAATGGATGCAAATAATTTAATGAACAAAATTACCAAAATGAAACTCTTTCACTGGTACtataatagacatccaatcaggCTCTTTTCATCCCTctatgaattttaatgaattcatCTCTAGTTGacatcaaatgtatttaaagcGGAAAGCCAGCagcgaatgaatgaacatttcctcttaaaagggattggacgtctagcgcagTGTCTGACCAAGCCATGATAGGATTTAcatagtactttatacttgagtATGCAGTGTAGTATTAAAGTagagggggaggggggcttgtagtagtattttttgcAGTACCCAGGTGTCAGAATCGGTATTGCATCCGTGCAACAATAGTATAtacagtaagaaaaaaataagacacaaTCTGCTGAAAATAATACCACAACTTCACCGTCCGACACCAAAAGTTCACAGatatgaaataaatgtaatataagGACACTGAGTGTTTACATGTTAAGCACACTGCGGCATGgcttacattcatttttttttttgctgaatggggaaattggttaaaaaacatAAAGGGAAATCTATTTGTTAGGTCACATGCAACAAATAGGTTAAAAGAAATGTGCCAAGGCAATTGTAACGATACGCTAAGTTATTTGCGTTAAAATAAGTTAATGAAACAGTTgatggaaaagagaaaaaaaatgcattcataacCAATATCCTTTTAAGGATGAAATTAATACTCCCACCATGACCTTCCAATTCCA
Coding sequences within it:
- the bud31 gene encoding protein BUD31 homolog yields the protein MPKVKRSRKPPPDGWELIEPTLDELDQKMREAETEPHEGKRKVEALWPIFRLHHQRSRYIFDLFFKRKAISRELYEYCIKEGYADKNLIAKWKKQGYENLCCLRCIQTRDTNFGTNCICRVPKSKLEVGRIIECTHCGCRGCSG